CCGCTACTTGCAAAAATGGTAGCGGAAAAAAAACTGGGAATGAAAACCGGAAACGGTTTTTACGAATACAGATCAGGGGTCAGGCTTGATAACCTGGGTGATGGCTACTGGCAAATTACCTTCGGCGATGGCCGAAGCAACCTTTTGTCGTCATCAATCGTAAAACAACTCCGTGAAGCATTTGAATCGTTAAGAAGCCAAAAAGACATTCGAGCCGTTTTTATTGGAGCCAACGGACCGGTAAACGGTGCGAACATCAAAGAGTTTCCCTTGTGTCTGCAAAGTGTTGAGCAAGCACAAAAAGCAGTAAACGAATTCAACGATTTGCTTAAAACCATTGAGGATTTTCCGGCTCTAGTTGTCGCGATCATTCGCCAGCGTGCTTTGGGCGGCGGCTACGAATTGGCTCTGGCTTGCGACCGGATTGTCGCCACAAAAGACAGCCAAATCGGTTTGCCAGAAGTAACCTTGGGTATTATGCCTGGTGCAGGAGGCACGCAAAGGTTGCCTCGCCGCGCCGGAAGGGTTCGTGCTATTAACCTAATACTTTCCGGCAGACTCGAAAAAGCCGAACCTCCATTTGTCGATTTCGTTTTATCAACAATAGAACCGCGATTTTTAAAATTACTGTTTGCGCAACCTTACAAGCCAATCAAACAATCAAAGAACGGACCGCTTAACGAAATGTTTAGCGACAAACTGGCGGCTCTCAAAGAAATACTAAAAATATGGCTGGGTTGGAAAGTAAAAGGCATGACACCACCTAAATCTTTTGCGTCGGCGTGTCAAACAATAATTCGTGGCAGTAGAAAAACTCTTGAAGAAGGACTGCTATGTGAAAAAAACGCAATTTTAGAATCTTTCCAAAGCCGTGATGCCGAAGAAGGGATCAGAGCTTTTCTTGAAAAACGTAAACCTAAATTTACCGGACAATAAAACCTGCAAAAGCAGGTTTTTAATTTAGCTATTTTTCCAGATTATTCTGACAATCCTGGTCTGTTTTGTTCTATAAAATCCGTTACTTTTGTAGAATTCTCGTTGCTTAAAATTTGCATGAGCAATTCATCTTCTATAAAAATCGGTGAATTAAAATGTAATGCCATGGCAACCGCATCGCTGGGCCTACTATCTATAATTTTCTCTTCCTCGCCTTGTTGACAGTAAATCTCGGCAAAATATGTTGCATCCTCGTCAATTCTGGTAATAACGACTTTGTTTATCTTTATACCCCAATCAACAAGAGTATTTTTAAAAAGATCGTGCGTTAGCGGTCTTAAAGTAGCAGCACCCTCAAGTAACAAAGAAATGGCTACATACACAGACTCGTCTATCCAGATCGGAAATGTGGAATTTGTTAGTTTGTCCCGAGGCAAAAGAATATAGTGAATTTCTAGGGGCTGATCTTCCTCCTCTTGGCCATCCTTAACCTGGCTGTTTTTTATGTAACCCTTTATGATTACGGGAGAACTTAAATCAACTATTAACTCTCTCAGCATTTTGCTTCCTTATTTTAATGAACGAGTAATTAGTTGATGTAAGAGTATCACTGGTGTTTCTTGCTGTCCAACATTGGTTAGTGTTTAAAAACTTATTTCAAAAATTTTGTTTCTTTTTTTTGCGCCACTGATTAGCCTGATTTTAGCCGATGACATTTTAAAATACGAAATTAGAGCGGGCACAACCGCTTTGTTGGCTAAACCTCGTTCGGCTTTTTCCTTTACCCTAACTTCCAAGCTATCCTCTGACTTTTTTATGATTCCTGTTTTCTTTGAGCCGACGAAAACCTTTACTTTAATCAACAATTTATTATTTGCCTTTTATCTTTTTCCAAAGCCAAAAACCAAGAAGCACTAAGTCAATAAGAATAACAGCTGAAAAAAGTGATGCAAACAAACCAAAACCGCCTCCCCAGCCCATCATGTTTCCCCAATAACCCATCATGTAGATGCACCCCCTTTCGTTTTAGCCATTTTAATTCTCAAACAATATCGGTATTTCTATGGCATCATCATATTCAGGAAGACCCGAAGGATTGTCTTTTCTTAAAATAAGTGCTCCCCTTCTGCTGAAGTCACCGATATATTCCGGCTTTTTAAATTCAATCACTCCTTCAAACGGAACAAAGTCCTCGGTCATCCAATCTTTTTTCGCCATTGCATACCCTTCGGAGATAATTCTTCCGTCCCAATCCGTCAGCACAATTGGAAAACTTGCTTCAAAAAACCAAATACCCCTAGCCTGGCCCTTCACGGTCAAGGGACTTGAAACAGTATCATTAGCTTTGACATTTTCAACCTTGATTAAGTCTTCCTTGGGACAAAGCGCAAACTCGCAATTTGGTCCAGTCCTACCAACATACGATCCATCTGAACAAAGTTTAGCATCCTGCGTACAGAAAACAGTGTCGGGTGTTTTATTGGCTTGCCAAATGGAAAAATTAAGATAGGCCGCAAAACTCACCCAGAGAATATATGGCACTAGCAAATATGCCGCGGAATGGAAAATTTTGTAAAACACAACGATTGTCCAGACAATCGCAAACCAGAGCGCTACGATATCAACAAATGCCCAACCGAGATTATTTATGGTGAGCCATGTCGAAC
This sequence is a window from Candidatus Yanofskybacteria bacterium. Protein-coding genes within it:
- a CDS encoding tryptophan-rich sensory protein, yielding MRLNNLTKLFIAVGVSELAGILGSVFTISAIPTWYETLTKPALNPPAWVFGPAWTTLYALMGIALFLVWKQHSNILQNVRMLWMWKMAIAVFFIQLFLNAIWSIIFFGLHGSTWLTINNLGWAFVDIVALWFAIVWTIVVFYKIFHSAAYLLVPYILWVSFAAYLNFSIWQANKTPDTVFCTQDAKLCSDGSYVGRTGPNCEFALCPKEDLIKVENVKANDTVSSPLTVKGQARGIWFFEASFPIVLTDWDGRIISEGYAMAKKDWMTEDFVPFEGVIEFKKPEYIGDFSRRGALILRKDNPSGLPEYDDAIEIPILFEN
- a CDS encoding DUF167 domain-containing protein encodes the protein MIKVKVFVGSKKTGIIKKSEDSLEVRVKEKAERGLANKAVVPALISYFKMSSAKIRLISGAKKRNKIFEISF
- a CDS encoding bifunctional nuclease family protein, which gives rise to MLRELIVDLSSPVIIKGYIKNSQVKDGQEEEDQPLEIHYILLPRDKLTNSTFPIWIDESVYVAISLLLEGAATLRPLTHDLFKNTLVDWGIKINKVVITRIDEDATYFAEIYCQQGEEEKIIDSRPSDAVAMALHFNSPIFIEDELLMQILSNENSTKVTDFIEQNRPGLSE